A genomic window from Xenorhabdus cabanillasii includes:
- the hpaA gene encoding 4-hydroxyphenylacetate catabolism regulatory protein HpaA produces MSKTTITNIDISKDYDETQGSDDVHYQTFGRMAAFFGRDMQAHRHDGFFQLHYLVTGRIELQLDDLRYSVQAPLFILTPPSVPHAFFTQEDTDGYVLTVRQELITPLLNSLYPSHREFIDIPAICLSIADKPDELEAFNHYWALIGRESANQFAGREQSLAFLAQSLFTFLLRSIPLDDHHSGGVRGELKLFQRFNQLIDQHYRQHLTVPEYAEKLGVTESRLKDMCRRFANRPPKRLIFDRQLREAKRLLLFSDSPVFEVAYQLGFKDPAYFARFFNRLVGCSPSVWREKDIQPP; encoded by the coding sequence ATGAGCAAAACCACCATTACTAATATTGATATCAGCAAGGATTATGATGAAACACAGGGATCAGATGATGTGCACTATCAGACTTTTGGTCGCATGGCCGCCTTTTTTGGTCGTGATATGCAGGCGCACCGCCATGACGGTTTTTTTCAGCTTCACTATCTGGTAACAGGCCGGATAGAATTACAATTAGATGATCTTCGCTATTCCGTACAGGCTCCGCTATTTATCCTGACTCCTCCTTCCGTTCCTCACGCATTCTTCACACAAGAAGATACTGACGGTTATGTTCTGACAGTACGCCAGGAGTTGATTACACCACTGCTCAATTCTCTCTACCCTAGCCATCGGGAGTTTATCGATATTCCTGCGATTTGCCTTTCCATCGCGGATAAACCTGATGAATTAGAGGCATTCAACCACTATTGGGCACTGATCGGGCGTGAGTCTGCCAACCAATTTGCCGGTCGTGAGCAATCATTGGCTTTTTTGGCACAATCACTGTTTACCTTCCTGTTACGCAGCATCCCTCTTGATGATCACCATTCCGGTGGCGTCAGAGGAGAATTAAAACTATTTCAGCGTTTTAACCAATTGATTGATCAACATTACCGTCAACATCTTACTGTACCGGAATACGCCGAAAAACTGGGCGTCACTGAGTCACGTCTGAAAGATATGTGTCGTCGGTTTGCCAACCGGCCACCAAAAAGATTAATCTTTGACCGACAATTACGGGAAGCTAAACGGTTATTGCTGTTCAGTGACAGCCCTGTATTTGAAGTAGCATATCAACTCGGTTTTAAAGATCCGGCTTATTTTGCCCGGTTTTTTAATCGCTTGGTGGGATGTTCTCCGAGCGTTTGGCGAGAAAAGGATATACAGCCCCCTTAA
- the hpaX gene encoding 4-hydroxyphenylacetate permease, with product MSSSPESIPKSDNPPYPHKQLTAQQQSVINKLFRRLILFLFVLFIFSFLDRINIGFAGLTMGKDLGLTSTMFGLAATLFYVTYVAFGIPGNIMLSIVGARRWIATIMVLWGIASTATMFATGPTSLYILRMLVGIAEAGFLPGILVYLTYWFPAYYRARANALFMIAMPVTMAFGSLASGYILEMDGIWDLRGWQWLFFLEGFPSVLLGIVVWFYLDDSPKKANWLTNEDKKCLQEMIENDRISLAQTENSQTKTSLWREVLTPIVLMYTFAYFCLTNTLSAINIWTPQIMQSFNQESSHIVIGLLTAIPQFCTILGMIYWSRRSDRLQERKMHTVLPYLFAACGWLLTSLTNNSLVQLLGIIMASTGSFTAMAVFWTTPDQSISLRARAIGIAVINATGNVGSAVSPLLIGWLKDQTGSFDSGLYFVAGLLIIGALMVLLIPMKKSKPQAISSPHQPYS from the coding sequence ATGAGCAGTTCACCTGAATCCATACCAAAATCCGATAATCCGCCTTACCCACATAAACAACTTACTGCCCAACAACAAAGCGTTATCAATAAATTGTTTCGCCGCCTGATCCTATTTTTATTTGTCCTGTTTATATTCTCTTTTCTGGATCGTATTAATATCGGCTTTGCCGGTTTAACGATGGGAAAAGATCTTGGCCTTACATCTACCATGTTCGGACTGGCTGCTACACTGTTTTACGTTACTTACGTGGCTTTCGGCATTCCTGGCAATATCATGCTGAGTATTGTAGGAGCCAGACGCTGGATTGCCACAATTATGGTTCTGTGGGGTATTGCCTCTACTGCCACAATGTTTGCCACCGGCCCTACCAGTTTGTATATCCTGCGTATGCTAGTAGGTATTGCGGAAGCTGGCTTCCTGCCGGGTATTCTGGTCTATCTGACCTATTGGTTCCCGGCCTATTATCGCGCCCGAGCTAATGCCCTGTTTATGATCGCAATGCCTGTCACTATGGCATTTGGCTCACTGGCTTCCGGTTATATTCTGGAAATGGATGGAATTTGGGATCTGCGTGGCTGGCAGTGGCTATTTTTTCTGGAAGGATTTCCCTCTGTTTTACTCGGCATTGTTGTCTGGTTTTATCTGGATGATTCACCGAAAAAAGCCAACTGGCTGACAAACGAGGATAAAAAATGCCTTCAGGAGATGATAGAGAACGATAGAATTTCTCTGGCTCAGACTGAGAATTCACAGACAAAAACCAGCCTGTGGCGTGAAGTTCTTACCCCGATTGTCCTGATGTACACTTTCGCTTACTTCTGCCTGACCAATACCCTGAGCGCCATTAATATCTGGACGCCACAAATTATGCAGAGTTTCAATCAGGAAAGCAGCCATATAGTTATTGGCCTGCTAACGGCTATTCCGCAATTCTGTACCATTTTAGGCATGATTTATTGGAGTCGCCGTTCCGATCGCCTGCAAGAACGTAAAATGCACACGGTACTTCCCTATCTGTTTGCCGCCTGCGGTTGGCTCCTGACTTCACTGACAAACAACAGTCTGGTGCAGCTCTTAGGGATCATCATGGCATCAACCGGCTCCTTTACTGCCATGGCGGTATTCTGGACAACCCCCGATCAATCCATCAGCCTGCGTGCGCGTGCTATCGGGATCGCCGTGATTAATGCTACCGGAAATGTAGGTTCTGCTGTTAGTCCATTATTGATCGGATGGCTGAAAGATCAGACGGGTAGTTTTGATTCTGGACTCTACTTTGTAGCAGGGTTACTCATTATCGGAGCATTGATGGTCTTGCTGATCCCAATGAAAAAGTCAAAACCACAGGCAATATCATCGCCCCACCAACCATACTCCTAA
- the hpaI gene encoding 4-hydroxy-2-oxoheptanedioate aldolase — MDQLTNRFKQALQSGQPQIGLWLGLCSSYSAEILANAGFDWLLIDGEHAPNDIPSILSQLQAIAPYPSQPIVRPPWNDPVIIKQLLDIGTQTLLVPMIQNAEQAREAVRATRYPPEGIRGVGSALARASRWNHIPNYLTRANAEMCVLVQVETREALNNLAEILTVDGVDGVFIGPADLSADMGYPGNPQHPDVKAAVEQTITQITAAGKVAGILMTNIEAAEHYLKLGVQFIAVGVDTILLTEAVSSLAARFGKKQGNVTPPANNIY, encoded by the coding sequence ATGGATCAGCTAACAAATAGATTTAAACAAGCCCTGCAATCGGGGCAACCACAAATTGGTTTATGGCTTGGGCTTTGCAGTTCATACAGCGCCGAAATTCTGGCGAATGCAGGTTTTGATTGGTTACTGATTGATGGAGAACACGCCCCTAATGATATTCCTTCAATTCTGAGCCAGCTACAAGCAATAGCTCCTTATCCAAGCCAGCCTATTGTCCGTCCACCGTGGAACGATCCCGTCATTATCAAACAATTACTGGATATCGGTACTCAAACATTGCTGGTGCCAATGATTCAGAATGCTGAGCAAGCACGCGAAGCAGTACGGGCAACTCGCTATCCTCCTGAAGGCATTCGTGGTGTAGGCAGTGCGCTGGCAAGAGCTTCACGCTGGAATCACATTCCCAATTATCTGACTCGCGCCAATGCAGAAATGTGTGTCTTGGTTCAGGTGGAGACTCGTGAAGCTTTAAATAACTTAGCAGAGATCCTGACAGTCGATGGTGTCGATGGCGTATTTATCGGCCCGGCCGATCTCAGTGCAGATATGGGGTATCCTGGCAATCCTCAACATCCTGACGTTAAAGCAGCGGTTGAACAGACTATTACCCAAATCACAGCCGCAGGCAAAGTAGCGGGAATTCTGATGACCAATATTGAAGCTGCGGAGCATTATCTGAAGCTTGGAGTGCAGTTTATTGCTGTTGGTGTCGATACCATACTGCTGACAGAAGCAGTCAGTTCACTGGCAGCCCGCTTTGGCAAAAAACAGGGAAATGTCACACCACCTGCAAACAATATTTATTAA
- the hpaH gene encoding 2-oxo-hept-4-ene-1,7-dioate hydratase — protein MLQQEVVSQVARRLHQAEKDRKQIRQISLDYPEITIEDAYAIQREWVGMKIAEGRVLKGHKIGLTSKAMQASSQIDEPDYGALLDDMFFQVGSDIPYERFIVPRIEVELAFVLAKPLPGPNCTLFDVYNATDYVIPTLELIDARCHNIDPETQRPRKVLDTISDNAANGGVIMGGRPIKPDELDLRWVSALLYRNGIVEESGVAAAVLDHPANGVAWLANKLASHGTQLEAGQIILSGSFTRPVPARKGDTFHVDYGVLGSVSCHFV, from the coding sequence ATGCTACAACAAGAAGTCGTATCACAGGTTGCGCGCCGTTTACACCAGGCAGAAAAAGACCGTAAGCAGATCCGCCAAATCTCATTGGATTATCCGGAAATAACCATTGAGGATGCGTATGCCATTCAACGTGAATGGGTCGGTATGAAAATTGCCGAAGGTCGGGTGTTGAAGGGGCATAAAATCGGTCTGACTTCCAAAGCTATGCAGGCCAGTTCGCAAATTGATGAACCGGACTATGGCGCACTGCTGGATGATATGTTTTTTCAGGTAGGCAGTGATATTCCTTACGAACGTTTTATTGTGCCGCGTATTGAGGTTGAACTGGCATTTGTGCTGGCAAAACCGCTGCCCGGCCCAAACTGTACGTTGTTTGATGTTTACAATGCGACAGATTACGTCATTCCGACATTAGAACTGATCGATGCCCGCTGTCACAACATTGATCCCGAAACCCAGCGTCCGCGCAAAGTGCTGGATACGATTTCTGATAATGCAGCCAATGGTGGCGTCATTATGGGTGGACGTCCCATCAAACCCGATGAATTGGATTTGCGATGGGTCAGCGCCCTACTCTATCGTAATGGTATCGTCGAGGAATCAGGTGTCGCTGCGGCGGTTCTTGATCATCCTGCCAATGGAGTCGCATGGCTGGCTAATAAATTGGCTTCGCATGGTACTCAACTTGAAGCTGGTCAGATCATTCTTAGTGGCTCTTTCACCCGCCCCGTCCCTGCCCGTAAGGGAGATACATTTCATGTGGATTATGGCGTATTGGGTTCTGTCAGCTGTCACTTTGTTTAA
- a CDS encoding NAD-dependent succinate-semialdehyde dehydrogenase, with translation MTNHFDTLIPDTLLLHQQAYINGQWVDADNQATFAVTNPANGDIIANVSDMGAAETHHAIEAAQNALPAWRALTAKQRSQILRQWFNLIMDNQKTLAELLSMEQGKTHAEAMGEIAYGASFIEWFAEEGKRIYGETIPSPIPGRRLSTIKQPIGVVAAITPWNFPNAMITRKVGPALAAGCTIVLKPAAETPLSALALAALAEQAGVPAGVFNIVTGMDAKAIGEVLTSSPIVRKLSFTGSTRVGKLLMAQSADTVKKLSLELGGNAPFIVFDDADLDAAIEGAMTTKFRNSGQTCICANRILVQESIYEAFAERLTQAVKQLRVGPANDSTSQQGPLINQAAVDKVQAHVNDAVSRGARLLTGGGSHKLGGLFFEPTVLADVDETMLITHEETFGPLAALFKFRNEEEAIRLANNTEFGLAAYFYSRDLGRIYRVAEALESGMVGINEGLISNEVVPFGGIKQSGLGREGSRYGIEDYLEVKYLCFGGL, from the coding sequence ATGACAAACCATTTCGATACTTTAATACCTGATACCTTATTACTGCACCAACAGGCTTATATTAACGGGCAGTGGGTTGATGCGGATAATCAGGCAACTTTTGCGGTTACCAACCCTGCCAATGGTGACATCATCGCCAATGTCAGTGATATGGGAGCAGCAGAAACTCATCACGCTATTGAAGCGGCTCAAAACGCGCTTCCTGCATGGCGCGCTTTAACCGCTAAACAGCGTAGTCAGATACTCAGACAATGGTTCAATCTGATTATGGATAACCAGAAAACTCTGGCCGAATTGTTAAGTATGGAGCAAGGAAAAACTCATGCTGAAGCAATGGGAGAAATAGCTTATGGTGCCAGTTTTATCGAATGGTTTGCAGAAGAAGGTAAGCGGATTTATGGGGAGACTATCCCTTCCCCGATACCAGGACGTCGTCTTTCTACCATCAAACAACCTATCGGAGTTGTCGCGGCTATCACGCCGTGGAATTTCCCCAATGCCATGATCACTCGTAAAGTCGGCCCGGCACTGGCAGCAGGTTGTACTATTGTATTGAAACCTGCGGCAGAAACTCCGCTTTCTGCACTGGCACTGGCTGCACTGGCAGAGCAAGCGGGTGTTCCGGCTGGTGTTTTTAACATTGTCACGGGGATGGATGCCAAAGCCATTGGTGAAGTGCTGACTTCTAGCCCTATCGTGCGCAAACTCTCTTTCACCGGCTCAACTCGCGTAGGTAAATTACTGATGGCACAAAGTGCCGATACGGTGAAAAAACTCTCTCTTGAATTAGGTGGCAATGCACCTTTCATCGTCTTTGATGATGCCGATTTGGATGCTGCGATAGAAGGTGCCATGACTACAAAATTCCGTAATAGCGGGCAGACCTGTATCTGTGCCAACCGGATTTTAGTGCAGGAAAGTATTTATGAGGCATTTGCTGAACGTCTGACTCAGGCAGTTAAACAACTACGGGTCGGGCCGGCTAATGACAGCACCTCACAACAAGGGCCTCTGATTAATCAGGCAGCGGTAGATAAAGTACAGGCTCATGTTAATGATGCGGTTTCCCGTGGTGCACGACTCCTTACTGGTGGTGGCTCACACAAACTGGGTGGATTGTTCTTCGAACCAACCGTGCTGGCTGATGTTGACGAAACAATGCTAATCACTCATGAAGAAACATTCGGCCCTTTGGCCGCCCTATTCAAATTCCGTAATGAAGAAGAAGCTATCCGCCTTGCCAACAATACGGAATTTGGTCTGGCCGCTTACTTTTACTCCCGCGATCTTGGCAGGATCTATCGGGTGGCGGAAGCCCTGGAAAGCGGCATGGTCGGTATTAACGAAGGTTTGATTTCTAACGAAGTTGTGCCATTCGGAGGCATAAAACAGTCTGGCTTGGGACGTGAAGGTTCACGTTACGGTATAGAAGACTATCTGGAAGTGAAATACCTCTGCTTCGGAGGGTTATAA
- a CDS encoding 5-carboxymethyl-2-hydroxymuconate Delta-isomerase: protein MPHFYAECTENIRKEANLPELFSKVNQSLADSGIFPLGGIRSRAIWLDTWQMADGKQDYAFVHMTLKIGAGRSLEDRQKVGEMLFSLIKTHFADLMAQRYLGLSFTMEELDPILNYKSNNVHKLFKTNDQAL from the coding sequence ATGCCACATTTTTACGCTGAATGTACCGAAAACATTCGCAAAGAAGCCAACTTACCGGAACTATTTTCCAAAGTAAATCAATCTCTTGCAGATTCAGGCATTTTCCCTCTGGGTGGTATCCGCAGCCGGGCAATTTGGCTGGATACATGGCAGATGGCGGATGGCAAACAAGACTATGCCTTTGTTCACATGACACTAAAAATCGGTGCGGGACGCAGCCTTGAAGATCGCCAGAAAGTCGGGGAGATGCTTTTTTCGCTGATTAAAACCCATTTTGCTGATTTAATGGCGCAGCGTTACCTTGGCCTCTCTTTCACAATGGAAGAACTTGATCCGATACTGAATTATAAGTCCAATAACGTTCATAAGCTGTTTAAGACAAACGATCAGGCATTATGA
- the hpaD gene encoding 3,4-dihydroxyphenylacetate 2,3-dioxygenase, producing MGKLALAAKITHVPSMYLSELPGKHHGCRQSAIDGHKEISRRCRELGVDTIIVFDTHWLVNSAYHINCAEHFSGIYTSNELPHFIRDMSYEYDGNPELGRIIAEEARKMGVRAQSHEIPSLQLEYGTLVPMRYMNSDRHFRVISISAFCTVHAFEDSRKLGAAILRAIEKYDGTIAVLASGSLSHSFIDDQRAEEGMNSYTREFDEQMDRRVVELWKEGKFREFCKMLPEYAHYCRGEGNMHDTVMLLGLLGWDKYDGKVEFLTELFASSGTGQVNAVFPLPNSVHQATTV from the coding sequence ATGGGCAAGTTAGCGTTAGCAGCAAAAATTACACATGTACCTTCTATGTACCTGTCCGAATTGCCGGGCAAACATCACGGTTGCAGACAGAGTGCAATTGACGGGCATAAAGAGATCAGCCGACGTTGCCGAGAGTTGGGTGTTGATACCATCATTGTGTTCGATACCCATTGGCTGGTAAACAGTGCCTATCATATTAATTGCGCAGAGCATTTCTCCGGTATTTACACCAGTAACGAATTGCCGCACTTTATTCGCGATATGAGTTACGAGTATGACGGCAATCCCGAACTGGGACGAATTATTGCAGAAGAAGCCCGTAAGATGGGCGTTCGCGCGCAATCACATGAAATCCCAAGCCTGCAACTGGAATATGGCACATTGGTTCCAATGCGCTATATGAATAGTGACCGTCATTTCAGAGTGATTTCGATTTCTGCCTTTTGCACCGTTCATGCTTTTGAAGACAGCCGTAAATTAGGTGCGGCTATCTTACGAGCGATTGAAAAATATGATGGTACAATCGCAGTTCTGGCAAGTGGCTCGCTGTCTCACAGTTTCATCGATGATCAACGTGCTGAAGAAGGAATGAACAGTTATACCCGTGAGTTTGATGAACAAATGGATCGCCGGGTCGTGGAACTTTGGAAGGAAGGCAAGTTCAGGGAATTCTGCAAAATGCTGCCTGAATATGCCCACTACTGCCGTGGTGAAGGCAATATGCACGATACCGTAATGTTACTTGGGTTACTTGGTTGGGATAAATACGACGGTAAGGTCGAGTTTCTTACCGAATTATTTGCCAGCTCAGGGACAGGACAAGTGAATGCCGTTTTTCCTTTACCAAATTCTGTTCATCAGGCAACTACCGTCTGA
- the hpaE gene encoding 5-carboxymethyl-2-hydroxymuconate semialdehyde dehydrogenase, whose translation MTIVNHWINGKNVSSKTYFETTNPATGDVLAEVASGGKEEIDQAVAAAKEAFPKWANTPMKERARLMRRLGELIDQNVPDIAAMETKDTGLPIHQTQNVLIPRASHNFDFFAETCQQMNGRTYPVDDKMLNYTLLQPVGVCALISPWNVPFMTATWKVAPCLALGNTAVLKMSELSPLTADRLGELALEAGIPAGVLNVVQGYGNTAGDALVKHHDVRAVSFTGGTATGRLIMQNAGLKKYSMELGGKSPVLIFEDADIERALDAALFTIFSLNGERCTAGSRIFIQESIYPEFVKRFAERANRLRIGDPQDLNTQVGSLISQQHWEKVSGYIRLGIEEGATLLAGGPDKPTDLPDHLKDGHFLRPTVLADVDNRMRIAQEEIFGPVACLLPFKSEEDGLRMANDVEYGLASYIWTQDVSKVLRLAHGIEAGMVFVNSQNVRDLRQPFGGVKASGVGREGGEYSFEVFAEVKNVCISMGNHSIPRWGL comes from the coding sequence ATGACCATCGTTAACCACTGGATCAACGGCAAGAACGTTAGCAGCAAAACTTATTTTGAAACGACAAATCCGGCAACCGGAGATGTGTTGGCAGAAGTTGCTTCAGGAGGAAAAGAAGAGATTGATCAGGCTGTTGCCGCCGCCAAAGAAGCCTTTCCCAAATGGGCAAATACTCCAATGAAAGAACGTGCACGCCTGATGCGCCGTTTAGGTGAGTTAATCGACCAGAATGTTCCTGATATTGCTGCAATGGAAACCAAGGATACTGGTCTGCCAATCCACCAGACACAAAATGTACTTATTCCACGCGCTTCCCACAATTTCGATTTCTTTGCTGAAACTTGTCAGCAGATGAACGGGCGAACTTATCCCGTTGATGACAAGATGCTCAATTATACACTGCTCCAACCTGTGGGTGTTTGTGCACTGATTTCCCCGTGGAATGTGCCTTTTATGACCGCTACATGGAAAGTCGCTCCTTGTCTGGCGCTGGGAAACACCGCAGTTTTGAAAATGTCCGAACTTTCGCCACTAACAGCCGACCGATTAGGCGAACTGGCTCTGGAAGCGGGTATTCCAGCAGGGGTGCTGAATGTGGTGCAGGGCTACGGCAATACGGCAGGGGACGCTCTGGTAAAACATCATGATGTTCGTGCCGTCTCTTTTACTGGCGGAACAGCGACTGGCCGCCTGATTATGCAAAATGCAGGGCTGAAAAAATATTCAATGGAGCTGGGCGGAAAATCTCCGGTACTGATCTTTGAAGATGCCGATATTGAACGTGCATTAGATGCCGCTCTATTCACGATTTTTTCGCTTAATGGTGAACGTTGTACGGCAGGTTCCCGTATTTTTATTCAGGAAAGTATCTATCCTGAATTTGTGAAGCGCTTTGCTGAACGCGCCAATCGGCTGCGTATCGGTGATCCGCAGGATCTGAATACACAAGTCGGCAGCCTGATTAGTCAACAACATTGGGAAAAGGTTTCCGGTTATATCCGCCTTGGCATTGAAGAAGGAGCAACCCTGCTGGCAGGAGGCCCGGATAAACCCACCGATCTGCCTGATCACCTGAAAGATGGTCATTTCCTGCGTCCGACTGTACTGGCAGATGTAGATAACCGGATGCGTATAGCGCAAGAAGAGATCTTCGGCCCTGTTGCTTGTCTGCTGCCATTCAAGAGCGAAGAAGACGGGCTGCGCATGGCCAATGACGTGGAATACGGTTTGGCATCTTATATCTGGACACAGGATGTGAGCAAAGTCCTGCGATTGGCCCATGGTATTGAAGCTGGCATGGTATTTGTCAATTCTCAGAACGTACGCGATCTGCGTCAGCCATTTGGTGGCGTGAAAGCTTCAGGTGTAGGGCGCGAAGGTGGCGAGTACAGTTTTGAAGTATTTGCCGAAGTGAAAAACGTTTGTATTTCAATGGGAAATCATTCGATTCCTCGCTGGGGGCTTTGA
- a CDS encoding fumarylacetoacetate hydrolase family protein, whose protein sequence is MRHARIHYQGQDLHVTVDEQENVLLPDGSKVSELDVLWLPPANGTLFALGLNYADHATELEFKPPEEPLVFIKAANSFTGHRQVSVRPDNVEYMHYEAELVVVIGKSAHQVSRADAMDYVAGYTLCNDYAIRDYLENYYRPNLRVKSRDTLTPIGPWIVDKNEIADPHNLTLSTWVNGELRQRGTTADLIFDIPFLIAYLSDFMTLQPGDMIATGTPKGLSDVVPGDEVIVEIEGIGRLVNHIVSQQEYEESLS, encoded by the coding sequence ATGAGACACGCCAGAATTCATTACCAAGGCCAGGATCTTCATGTCACTGTTGATGAACAGGAAAATGTGTTGCTCCCCGATGGTAGCAAAGTCAGCGAACTTGATGTTTTGTGGCTTCCCCCTGCCAATGGCACACTATTCGCATTGGGTCTGAATTACGCCGATCACGCAACCGAACTGGAATTTAAACCGCCAGAAGAACCTCTGGTATTTATTAAGGCAGCCAATAGTTTCACAGGCCATCGTCAGGTTTCTGTCCGCCCTGACAATGTGGAATATATGCATTATGAGGCAGAATTAGTTGTCGTGATTGGTAAATCTGCCCATCAGGTTTCCAGAGCAGATGCGATGGATTACGTTGCAGGTTATACCCTGTGTAACGATTACGCTATCCGGGATTATCTGGAAAATTATTATCGCCCTAATCTGCGCGTAAAAAGCCGCGATACATTAACTCCAATCGGCCCGTGGATTGTTGATAAAAATGAAATCGCCGATCCTCATAACCTAACCTTGAGCACCTGGGTCAATGGTGAACTACGCCAGCGTGGTACAACCGCAGATTTGATCTTCGATATTCCCTTTCTGATCGCCTACTTAAGTGACTTTATGACGTTACAGCCGGGGGACATGATTGCTACAGGCACCCCTAAAGGGCTATCCGATGTCGTTCCCGGAGACGAAGTTATTGTGGAAATCGAAGGCATCGGACGCTTGGTAAATCATATTGTCAGCCAGCAAGAATATGAGGAAAGTTTATCATGA
- a CDS encoding fumarylacetoacetate hydrolase family protein — translation MKGTIFAVALNHNSQLDFWRKAFHEAPYNTLPQTPIWFIKPRNTVIASGDIVPHPIGETVQSGATLALFIGTDKAGKPARKVSVKDAEQYIAGYALANEVSLPETSFYRPAIKAKCRDGFCPIGQMISTRNVDSLEITTEINGQEVDRWSTKDLVRSPSELLSALSDFATLKEGDVILLGTPHQRVTFHPNDTVTINADGFPTLQNTVVLAGGQA, via the coding sequence ATGAAAGGCACCATTTTTGCCGTCGCTCTCAACCACAATAGTCAGCTTGATTTTTGGCGCAAGGCATTTCATGAAGCACCTTATAACACACTGCCTCAAACTCCAATTTGGTTTATCAAACCTCGCAACACTGTTATCGCTTCCGGTGATATCGTTCCCCATCCTATTGGAGAAACTGTACAAAGTGGCGCAACGCTGGCGCTGTTTATCGGTACAGACAAGGCAGGCAAACCCGCCCGCAAAGTTTCCGTTAAAGACGCAGAGCAATACATTGCCGGTTATGCATTGGCAAATGAAGTCAGCTTGCCAGAAACGTCATTTTATCGCCCCGCCATAAAAGCTAAATGCCGGGATGGCTTTTGCCCAATCGGCCAGATGATCAGTACAAGAAACGTCGATTCACTTGAGATCACAACCGAAATCAACGGTCAGGAAGTTGACCGTTGGTCAACAAAAGATCTGGTACGCTCACCGTCAGAACTTTTGTCCGCATTAAGTGATTTTGCCACCTTGAAAGAAGGTGATGTCATTCTGCTGGGAACACCACATCAGCGTGTTACCTTCCATCCCAATGATACCGTTACTATCAACGCTGATGGCTTCCCGACTTTACAAAACACAGTTGTATTGGCTGGAGGTCAAGCATGA
- the hpaR gene encoding homoprotocatechuate degradation operon regulator HpaR, with product MYESLTIALLQARETAMSFFRPILKSYNLTEQQWRIIRVLASSRSIDFHDLANITCILRPSLTGILTRMERDGLIFRLKPMNDQRKLYVSLTPAGQELYEEAKGKVDEGYEAIEAAFSPEKLAQLLGLLDEFISIGNRSQDDIDENEEQ from the coding sequence ATGTATGAATCCTTGACAATAGCATTGCTTCAAGCTCGGGAAACCGCGATGAGTTTTTTCCGTCCGATATTGAAGAGTTATAATCTAACTGAGCAGCAATGGCGCATTATTCGCGTACTTGCGAGTAGTCGTTCGATTGATTTTCATGATTTGGCTAATATTACCTGTATCTTACGTCCTAGCTTGACGGGTATTCTGACTCGCATGGAGCGTGATGGTCTGATCTTTCGTTTAAAGCCTATGAATGATCAACGAAAATTATACGTTTCGCTGACTCCGGCGGGTCAGGAACTGTATGAAGAAGCAAAAGGAAAAGTTGATGAGGGTTATGAGGCAATTGAAGCTGCTTTCTCTCCAGAAAAATTAGCTCAACTTTTAGGGTTATTGGATGAATTTATTTCTATTGGCAATCGTTCTCAGGACGATATAGATGAAAATGAAGAACAATAG